One Fontisphaera persica DNA window includes the following coding sequences:
- a CDS encoding right-handed parallel beta-helix repeat-containing protein — protein MEKLFIIMRARYWFLLSCLGVALGFFSACRQGPSQKAARAPQPGPGVIFVAPSGHDTANGAYPIVKGKDGPVASLERALELARQVRATNASLPLKIYLAAGTYRLTRPLVLKAGDHHLEFAAMPGAVVVLSGGRPLTGWQAVTREGKNLWMLELPEVREGKWYFRQLWAGEQRLVRARHPNQGYFEIAAVPDAKPETEWTVGQARFRVKPGEIQDWPTLKEGEVRAMTRWVESHLPVRAFDAAQHELSFTKNSVFKLDPGDQYYLENTFETLDQPGEWYLEKASGRLYYWPRAGESRDTFTVVAPVLQQLVRMEGASNQPIAQVAFRGLTFAHTEWYFPQGYDTGREKVEIWPPPKASVGGFAQAAVGVSGAVWGQHVHQAVFEQCRFAHLGGYALELARGCQENVVRRCEMADLGAGGVKLGETALRTAEADMTRNNEIADCHIHDGGQIFHSAIGIWLGQTPGNRIVHNHIHDFYYTGISIGWTWGYSRALATNNLVEYNHVHHIGKKSHGDGPILSDMGGIYTLGLHEGTVIRNNLWHDCYGRRYGGWGIYFDEGTTRILAENNLVYGTTHGGFHQHYGRDNVVRNNIFAFARDHQIQRSRNEPHLSFTFAHNLVLWKEGVALGGTWAGGPTNFLMVSNLYWRVDGGEIRFGKQTLSEWQQRGQDQGSLVADPLFVEPTQGNFTLKPGSPAARVGFQPFDLSKVGPRK, from the coding sequence ATGGAAAAGCTCTTCATCATTATGCGCGCCCGATATTGGTTTTTGTTGTCGTGTCTGGGAGTGGCCCTGGGTTTTTTCAGTGCCTGCCGGCAAGGGCCGTCCCAGAAGGCTGCCCGCGCCCCGCAGCCGGGGCCGGGGGTGATTTTTGTGGCGCCCAGCGGCCATGACACGGCCAACGGCGCCTACCCCATCGTCAAAGGCAAGGACGGTCCGGTGGCCTCGCTTGAGCGCGCCCTTGAACTGGCCCGGCAGGTGCGCGCCACCAATGCCAGCCTGCCGCTCAAGATTTACCTGGCCGCCGGCACGTACCGGCTGACGCGCCCCCTGGTGCTCAAGGCGGGCGACCACCACCTTGAATTCGCCGCCATGCCTGGCGCGGTGGTCGTCCTGAGCGGGGGCCGCCCTCTCACGGGCTGGCAGGCGGTGACCCGCGAAGGCAAGAATCTCTGGATGCTGGAATTGCCCGAGGTGCGGGAGGGGAAATGGTACTTCCGCCAGCTCTGGGCCGGCGAGCAGCGGCTGGTGCGCGCGCGGCATCCCAACCAGGGTTATTTTGAAATCGCCGCCGTGCCGGACGCCAAACCCGAGACAGAATGGACGGTGGGGCAGGCGCGTTTCCGCGTCAAACCCGGTGAAATCCAGGACTGGCCCACGCTGAAGGAGGGCGAGGTGCGGGCCATGACGCGCTGGGTGGAATCGCATCTGCCGGTGCGGGCCTTTGACGCGGCCCAGCACGAGCTGAGCTTCACCAAGAACAGCGTGTTCAAACTGGATCCCGGCGACCAGTACTACCTGGAAAACACTTTTGAAACGCTGGATCAACCCGGCGAGTGGTATTTGGAAAAAGCGAGCGGCCGTTTGTACTACTGGCCGCGCGCGGGCGAGTCGCGGGACACCTTCACCGTGGTGGCCCCCGTGTTGCAGCAACTGGTGCGGATGGAGGGCGCCTCCAATCAACCCATTGCGCAGGTGGCCTTTCGCGGGCTGACTTTTGCGCACACGGAATGGTATTTCCCCCAGGGCTACGATACGGGCCGCGAGAAGGTGGAAATCTGGCCGCCGCCCAAGGCGAGCGTTGGCGGTTTTGCGCAGGCGGCGGTGGGCGTGAGCGGCGCGGTGTGGGGGCAGCATGTGCACCAGGCGGTGTTTGAGCAATGCCGCTTTGCGCATCTGGGCGGTTACGCGCTGGAGCTGGCGCGCGGCTGCCAGGAGAACGTGGTGCGGCGATGTGAGATGGCCGACCTGGGCGCTGGCGGCGTGAAGCTGGGCGAAACTGCCCTGCGCACTGCCGAGGCCGATATGACGCGGAACAATGAAATAGCCGACTGCCACATCCATGACGGCGGCCAGATATTTCACAGTGCCATCGGCATCTGGCTGGGGCAGACGCCCGGCAACCGCATCGTGCACAATCACATTCACGATTTTTATTACACGGGCATCAGCATCGGGTGGACATGGGGCTACAGCCGGGCGCTGGCCACCAACAACCTGGTGGAGTACAATCATGTTCATCACATCGGCAAAAAGAGCCATGGGGACGGCCCGATTTTGAGCGACATGGGCGGGATTTACACCTTGGGGCTGCACGAGGGCACGGTCATCCGCAACAATCTCTGGCATGATTGTTACGGGCGCCGTTACGGCGGCTGGGGCATATATTTCGATGAGGGGACCACGCGCATTCTGGCGGAAAACAACCTGGTGTACGGCACCACGCACGGGGGCTTTCATCAACATTATGGGCGCGATAATGTGGTGCGGAACAACATTTTTGCCTTTGCGCGGGACCACCAAATCCAGCGCTCGCGCAACGAGCCGCACTTGAGTTTCACTTTTGCCCACAACCTCGTATTGTGGAAGGAAGGCGTGGCGCTGGGTGGCACCTGGGCGGGCGGCCCCACCAATTTCCTCATGGTCTCCAACCTTTACTGGCGCGTGGACGGCGGCGAGATTCGCTTTGGCAAGCAGACCTTGAGCGAGTGGCAGCAGCGCGGACAGGACCAGGGCAGCCTGGTGGCGGACCCGCTGTTTGTGGAGCCGACCCAGGGCAATTTCACACTGAAACCGGGGTCGCCCGCCGCCCGGGTGGGTTTCCAGCCGTTTGATTTGAGCAAGGTGGGGCCAAGAAAGTAG
- a CDS encoding response regulator encodes MLIADDHSLVRRGLRQILADAFPTAEFGEASTVPETLASLRSQPWDLLVLDINMPGRSGLDVLKEMKSANIKTPTLVISVHSEDQYALRALKAGAAGYLSKDSAPEQFLLAVERILGGRTFISPALAEKLADEMRGRRQAKSALERLSDREMEVLRLIGSGRTVKEIAGLLSLSVKTVSTYRVRLLAKLRMRTNAELMRFAIEERLVD; translated from the coding sequence ATGCTGATTGCCGACGACCATTCCCTCGTCCGGCGCGGGCTGCGCCAAATCCTCGCCGATGCCTTCCCGACCGCCGAGTTCGGCGAAGCCTCCACCGTGCCGGAAACGCTGGCGTCCTTGCGCAGCCAGCCGTGGGATTTGCTGGTGCTGGACATCAACATGCCGGGCCGCTCCGGTCTGGACGTGCTCAAGGAAATGAAATCGGCGAACATCAAGACCCCCACCCTGGTCATCAGCGTCCACTCCGAAGACCAATATGCGCTGCGCGCCCTCAAGGCCGGCGCCGCCGGCTACCTGAGCAAAGACTCCGCCCCCGAGCAGTTTCTCCTGGCCGTCGAGCGCATCCTTGGCGGGCGCACTTTCATCAGCCCTGCCCTGGCCGAAAAACTGGCCGATGAAATGCGCGGCCGCCGCCAGGCCAAATCCGCCCTCGAACGATTGAGCGACCGGGAGATGGAAGTCCTGCGGCTCATCGGCAGCGGCCGCACCGTCAAGGAAATTGCCGGCCTGCTCTCGCTCAGCGTCAAAACCGTGAGCACCTACCGTGTGCGGCTCCTGGCCAAACTGCGCATGAGGACCAATGCCGAGCTGATGCGCTTTGCCATCGAAGAGCGGCTGGTGGATTGA
- a CDS encoding class I SAM-dependent methyltransferase produces the protein MSHPLPDFRCRSCGAAGARLILDLGTQPLANNLLREEDLARPEPRFPLRLVVCPACWLLQIADDVPPVQLFSEYLYFSSFSDTMLRHAQSAAERYCREFQLGPQNLVIEIASNDGYLLKNFVAAGVPCLGIEPAANIARVAVEKGIPTLVEFFGLALARRLAQEGRQADVILGNNVFAHAPDTNDFVAGLKHLLKPGGRVILEFPYGVEFLQNTEFDTIYHEHVYYFTLTALQPLFARHGLKMVDVERLPIHGGSLRLFAAHAGSLRPAPSVAARLEEEARLGLTTLAPYEAFAARVRRLKEELTALLARLKAEGRTVAAYGASAKGSTLLNYFGLGREHLDFIADRSTYKQGRLSPGLHLPIVPPEELLRRRPDYTLLLTWNFAEEILQQQAAYRAAGGRFILPIPEVRIV, from the coding sequence ATGAGCCACCCGTTGCCAGATTTCCGTTGCCGCTCCTGCGGGGCCGCCGGGGCGCGGCTGATTCTGGATTTGGGCACGCAGCCGCTGGCCAACAATCTCTTGCGCGAGGAAGATCTGGCCCGGCCGGAGCCGCGGTTTCCGCTGCGCCTGGTGGTGTGCCCGGCCTGCTGGCTTTTGCAGATTGCCGATGACGTGCCGCCCGTGCAGCTTTTCAGCGAGTATCTGTATTTCTCCTCGTTCTCGGACACCATGCTGCGGCACGCGCAGTCGGCGGCGGAGCGGTACTGCCGCGAGTTTCAATTGGGGCCGCAGAACCTGGTGATTGAAATTGCCAGCAATGACGGGTACCTGCTGAAAAACTTTGTGGCGGCCGGCGTTCCGTGCCTGGGCATTGAACCCGCCGCCAACATTGCCCGCGTGGCTGTGGAAAAAGGCATTCCTACGCTGGTGGAGTTTTTCGGCCTGGCCCTCGCCCGGCGGCTGGCGCAGGAAGGGCGGCAGGCGGATGTGATTTTGGGCAACAACGTGTTTGCCCACGCGCCGGACACCAATGATTTTGTGGCCGGCCTGAAGCACCTGCTCAAGCCGGGGGGGCGCGTGATATTGGAGTTTCCCTACGGGGTGGAATTTCTGCAAAACACTGAATTTGACACCATCTACCACGAGCACGTGTATTACTTCACACTGACCGCCCTGCAGCCGTTGTTTGCGCGGCACGGTCTGAAGATGGTGGACGTGGAGCGACTGCCGATTCACGGCGGCTCGCTGCGCTTGTTTGCGGCCCATGCGGGGAGTCTGCGTCCGGCGCCGTCCGTGGCTGCTCGGCTGGAGGAGGAAGCGCGGCTGGGGCTGACCACGCTGGCGCCGTACGAGGCTTTTGCCGCGCGCGTGCGCCGGCTGAAAGAAGAGCTGACGGCGTTGCTGGCGCGCCTCAAGGCCGAAGGCCGCACCGTGGCGGCCTATGGCGCCTCGGCCAAGGGCAGCACGCTGCTGAATTATTTCGGACTGGGCCGCGAACACCTGGATTTCATTGCCGATCGCAGCACGTACAAGCAGGGCCGGCTCAGCCCCGGCCTGCACCTGCCCATTGTGCCGCCGGAGGAGCTGTTGCGCCGGCGGCCGGATTACACGCTGCTGCTGACCTGGAATTTTGCCGAGGAAATCCTGCAGCAACAGGCCGCCTACCGCGCCGCCGGCGGCAGGTTCATCCTTCCCATCCCCGAGGTGCGCATCGTCTGA
- a CDS encoding terminase large subunit domain-containing protein, producing the protein MAAIFPAPPPGRAEAMARIFLPYQVAWILDDARLCLAEKSVRIGWTFADAFKNVRKRLLHPRRDYLFTTKDEVTALEYIRLCRQFCDWFGGAGVVLTQGVEWLRAPRPGARHPWQVMEFKAGVIKFANRSRILAFSSNPHALRAFGGDVGVDEFAFHPRPDELWSTIAGRVTWGFDLALWSSHSGSQTLFHRLAQEAAAGKGGWSYYRVTLPDAIALGLVEKINEASGARFTRETFLEDCRARARLPEIFEQEYLCQPSGTAGALVPWAVIEQCLTDDRIARLHLEEAEIASLFGAHHPPQADARGQRIRAMLAQALETARADPGAEYALGFDVAASGTGDLSAFYLDRLHPGEARLAALLTCRTQDWHFLEMALAFFMETFPRLRAAGDETGLGRQICWEGARRYPGRFLPVNFAREKPALGFQLMQELTAVRKRFPRGEPDVAADYFALRKCCRQGRWYFRESANPLNAASHGDLAWAGALASRARQQEAVVQAVVME; encoded by the coding sequence ATGGCAGCCATTTTCCCTGCCCCGCCGCCGGGCCGCGCGGAGGCCATGGCGCGCATTTTCCTGCCCTACCAGGTCGCCTGGATTCTGGATGACGCGCGCCTTTGCCTGGCCGAGAAATCGGTGCGCATCGGCTGGACGTTTGCCGATGCCTTCAAAAATGTGCGCAAGCGCCTCCTCCATCCCCGCCGCGATTATTTGTTCACCACCAAGGACGAGGTCACCGCCCTGGAGTACATCCGCCTTTGCCGCCAGTTCTGCGACTGGTTTGGCGGGGCGGGCGTGGTGCTCACGCAGGGAGTGGAGTGGCTCCGCGCGCCCCGGCCGGGAGCGCGACATCCCTGGCAGGTGATGGAGTTCAAAGCGGGCGTCATCAAGTTTGCCAACCGCTCCCGCATCCTGGCCTTCAGCTCCAATCCGCATGCCCTCCGCGCTTTTGGCGGGGACGTGGGCGTGGACGAATTTGCTTTTCATCCCCGGCCCGATGAATTGTGGTCCACCATCGCGGGGCGGGTGACGTGGGGCTTCGACCTGGCGCTGTGGTCCTCGCACAGCGGCAGCCAAACTCTCTTTCATCGTCTGGCCCAGGAGGCCGCCGCCGGCAAGGGCGGCTGGAGTTATTACCGCGTGACGCTGCCCGATGCCATCGCCCTGGGGCTGGTGGAGAAAATCAATGAAGCCTCCGGCGCGCGCTTCACGCGTGAAACCTTCCTGGAAGATTGCCGCGCACGGGCCCGATTGCCGGAAATTTTTGAGCAGGAATACCTCTGCCAGCCTTCTGGCACGGCCGGCGCCCTGGTCCCGTGGGCGGTGATTGAACAATGCCTCACTGACGACCGCATCGCGCGGCTGCATCTCGAGGAGGCAGAAATCGCCAGCCTGTTTGGCGCACATCACCCTCCCCAGGCGGACGCACGAGGGCAACGCATCCGGGCGATGCTGGCGCAGGCTCTGGAAACCGCGCGGGCAGACCCCGGGGCGGAATACGCACTGGGCTTTGATGTGGCTGCCTCGGGCACGGGCGACCTTTCGGCCTTCTACCTGGACCGCCTCCACCCCGGCGAAGCCCGGCTCGCCGCGCTGCTCACCTGCCGCACCCAGGACTGGCATTTTCTGGAAATGGCGCTCGCTTTTTTCATGGAAACTTTCCCTCGCTTGCGCGCGGCGGGCGATGAAACCGGACTGGGTCGGCAAATCTGCTGGGAGGGGGCACGGCGGTACCCCGGCCGTTTTCTGCCCGTCAACTTCGCGCGGGAAAAGCCCGCGCTGGGCTTCCAGCTCATGCAGGAATTGACCGCCGTGCGCAAACGTTTTCCCCGCGGCGAGCCGGACGTGGCGGCGGATTACTTCGCGCTCCGCAAATGCTGCCGGCAGGGCCGGTGGTATTTTCGCGAAAGCGCCAATCCGCTGAATGCCGCCTCCCATGGGGATTTGGCCTGGGCGGGTGCGCTCGCCAGCCGCGCGCGCCAGCAGGAGGCGGTAGTGCAGGCGGTGGTGATGGAATGA
- the rfbC gene encoding dTDP-4-dehydrorhamnose 3,5-epimerase encodes MIFTPAQLPGLWVIDLEKREDERGFLARTYCEREFAAHGLNTRWPQCNLTLTRRRGCLRGLHFQAEPHPEIKLIRCAVGAIFDVLVDVRRGSPTFGEWQAFELTAASGRMLYVPGGFAHGFQCLTDHCEVFYQMSEFYYPELARGVRWDDPQLAIPWPVPDPVLSERDRQWPRLSELP; translated from the coding sequence ATGATTTTCACGCCCGCCCAACTGCCCGGCCTGTGGGTGATTGACCTGGAAAAACGCGAGGACGAACGCGGCTTTTTGGCGCGCACCTATTGCGAGCGCGAGTTTGCCGCGCATGGCCTGAACACGCGCTGGCCACAATGCAATCTCACCCTCACCCGCCGCCGCGGCTGCCTGCGCGGGCTGCATTTCCAGGCCGAGCCGCATCCGGAAATCAAGCTCATCCGCTGCGCGGTCGGGGCCATTTTTGATGTGCTGGTGGATGTGCGCCGTGGCTCGCCCACCTTCGGCGAGTGGCAGGCCTTCGAGCTGACGGCCGCCAGCGGGCGCATGTTGTATGTGCCCGGCGGCTTTGCCCACGGCTTTCAATGTTTGACGGACCATTGCGAGGTTTTCTATCAGATGTCCGAATTTTATTACCCCGAGCTGGCGCGTGGCGTGCGCTGGGATGACCCGCAACTGGCCATTCCGTGGCCTGTGCCGGACCCCGTTTTGAGCGAGCGGGACCGCCAGTGGCCGCGCCTGAGTGAACTGCCATGA
- the rfbF gene encoding glucose-1-phosphate cytidylyltransferase, which yields MKVVILCGGLGTRLREETEFRPKPMVPIGGRPILWHIMKIYAQHGHKEFILCLGYKGEIIKDYFRNYQWNTSDVTLRLGRVPEIRYHTQHDEEDWTVTLVDTGLETQTGGRLRRVMPYIDSDTFLMTYGDGLTNSNINETIRFHEQHGAIATLTAVQPSGRFGRLALEGDKIVLFHEKPEKESGFISGGFFVFNRAIEKYLGEDDSCILEHEPFQRLAAEGQLRAYLHTGFWQCMDTFREAELLNKMWKTGQAPWKIW from the coding sequence ATGAAAGTGGTCATTTTGTGCGGTGGACTAGGGACGCGTTTGCGCGAGGAAACGGAGTTCCGGCCCAAGCCGATGGTGCCCATCGGCGGGCGCCCTATTTTGTGGCATATCATGAAAATCTACGCCCAGCACGGGCACAAGGAGTTCATCCTGTGCCTGGGCTACAAGGGTGAGATTATCAAGGATTATTTCCGCAATTACCAGTGGAACACCAGCGATGTGACTCTGCGGCTGGGTCGCGTGCCGGAAATCCGCTACCACACCCAGCACGATGAGGAGGATTGGACGGTGACACTGGTGGACACGGGACTGGAGACCCAGACTGGCGGCCGGTTGCGGCGGGTCATGCCGTACATTGACAGTGACACGTTTCTGATGACCTACGGCGATGGCCTGACCAACAGCAACATCAACGAGACCATCCGCTTTCATGAGCAGCACGGCGCCATTGCCACGCTGACCGCCGTGCAGCCGTCCGGCCGTTTTGGCCGGCTGGCCCTCGAGGGCGACAAAATCGTGCTGTTTCACGAAAAGCCTGAAAAGGAAAGCGGCTTCATCAGCGGCGGATTTTTTGTGTTCAACCGCGCCATTGAAAAGTACCTGGGCGAGGATGACTCCTGCATCCTCGAGCACGAGCCGTTTCAGCGACTGGCGGCCGAGGGGCAGTTGCGGGCCTACCTGCACACCGGTTTCTGGCAGTGCATGGATACCTTCCGCGAGGCTGAGCTGCTGAACAAAATGTGGAAAACCGGCCAGGCGCCATGGAAAATCTGGTAG
- the hisF gene encoding imidazole glycerol phosphate synthase subunit HisF — MLAIRIIPCLDVHDGQVTRGQQFGIAEKGGLRNVGDPVELALRYNEQGADELVFYDITATAHGRATMLDVIQRVADQCFMPLTVGGGLRTVEDMRTMLKAGADKVSINSSAVANPDLIRAGAEKFGSQCIVVSIDARRVAGEERWEVYVAGGRKATGLDAIEWAQRAVALGAGEIVLNSINADGMQTGYDLAIMRRLSEVLTVPLVASGGAGTLEHMAEVVLEGHASAVLAASVFHYGRYTVGQVKAYLASRGIPVRPLPQERGEPSVA, encoded by the coding sequence ATGTTGGCAATACGCATCATACCTTGTCTGGATGTGCACGACGGCCAGGTCACCCGCGGCCAGCAGTTTGGCATCGCTGAAAAAGGCGGCCTGCGCAATGTGGGTGACCCGGTGGAACTGGCCCTGCGCTACAACGAGCAGGGCGCCGATGAACTGGTGTTTTATGACATCACCGCCACCGCCCACGGGCGCGCCACCATGCTGGACGTCATCCAGCGCGTGGCCGACCAATGTTTCATGCCCCTGACCGTGGGCGGCGGTTTGCGCACGGTGGAGGACATGCGCACCATGCTCAAGGCCGGCGCCGACAAGGTCAGCATCAATTCCTCGGCCGTGGCCAACCCCGATTTAATCCGCGCCGGCGCGGAAAAATTTGGCAGCCAGTGCATTGTAGTTTCCATTGACGCCCGCCGCGTGGCCGGCGAGGAGCGCTGGGAAGTTTATGTGGCCGGCGGCCGCAAAGCCACCGGGCTGGACGCCATCGAATGGGCCCAACGGGCGGTGGCGCTGGGCGCGGGGGAAATCGTGCTCAACAGCATCAATGCCGACGGCATGCAAACCGGCTACGACCTCGCCATCATGCGCCGGTTGAGCGAAGTGCTCACCGTGCCGCTGGTGGCCAGCGGCGGCGCCGGTACCCTCGAACACATGGCCGAGGTGGTGCTCGAGGGCCATGCCAGCGCGGTTCTGGCGGCCAGCGTGTTTCATTATGGCCGGTACACCGTGGGCCAGGTGAAAGCGTATCTGGCCAGCCGCGGCATTCCCGTCCGCCCCCTCCCGCAAGAGCGCGGCGAGCCGTCCGTGGCCTGA
- a CDS encoding NAD-dependent epimerase/dehydratase family protein: MNLLLTGPTGFIGRAVLRRALARGHAVTALLLPGEHLPPDLPHPERLRVCPGTLAAPPWAELGAEPLEACLHTAWVTTPGVYLESPDNELFLEWSRSFARDFFARGGRFFMGLGSCAEYRPARQPLAETTATLNDSTRYARCKNQLRLELAEMAREFSVTVCWGRVFYPFGVGEHPERLCSALIRKLARSEPVTLKTPQSTKDYIYLDDLALGILLALEQRCSGPLNLGTGRGVTVRQMAETIAALLGKTGLVSDAVEVTADPLDYMVADATRLRALGWREEVGLEEGLRRLCRHLSAQDGR, from the coding sequence ATGAACCTGCTGCTCACGGGGCCGACGGGATTCATTGGGCGGGCCGTGTTGCGGCGGGCGCTGGCGCGGGGCCATGCCGTCACGGCCCTGCTGCTGCCGGGGGAGCATCTGCCGCCGGATTTGCCGCATCCGGAGCGCCTGCGCGTGTGCCCGGGCACGCTGGCCGCGCCGCCATGGGCCGAGCTGGGGGCGGAGCCGCTGGAAGCCTGCCTGCACACGGCGTGGGTCACCACCCCCGGCGTTTATCTGGAATCACCGGACAACGAGCTGTTCCTTGAATGGAGCCGGTCTTTTGCCCGTGATTTTTTCGCGCGCGGCGGCCGTTTTTTCATGGGGCTGGGCAGTTGCGCGGAATATCGGCCGGCACGGCAGCCCCTGGCCGAGACCACCGCCACGCTCAATGATTCCACCCGCTATGCCCGCTGCAAAAATCAACTGCGGCTGGAGCTGGCAGAAATGGCGCGCGAGTTTTCCGTCACCGTCTGCTGGGGCCGCGTGTTTTATCCCTTTGGCGTGGGGGAACATCCGGAGCGGCTGTGCAGCGCGTTAATCCGCAAACTGGCCCGCAGCGAGCCGGTGACCTTGAAAACACCGCAGAGCACGAAGGATTACATTTACCTTGATGACCTGGCACTGGGGATTTTGCTGGCCCTGGAGCAACGCTGCTCCGGCCCGCTCAACCTGGGCACCGGCCGCGGCGTCACCGTGCGCCAGATGGCGGAGACCATTGCGGCGTTGCTGGGAAAAACCGGGCTGGTCAGCGACGCGGTGGAAGTGACCGCCGACCCGCTGGATTACATGGTGGCCGACGCGACGCGCCTGCGGGCGTTGGGCTGGCGTGAGGAAGTGGGTTTGGAGGAGGGCCTGCGGCGGCTGTGCCGTCATCTTAGTGCCCAGGATGGCCGGTAA
- the rfbG gene encoding CDP-glucose 4,6-dehydratase, with product MENLVGMFQGFYAGRRVLVTGHTGFKGAWLCLWLRALGARVSGFSLPPPTQPSLYELLDPAEFEQERLADVRNFEALAQTLRETRPDIVFHLAAQALVRRSYREPLETFSINALGTAHLLEALRQMESPAAVVVVTSDKCYDNQGWDYAYREGDPLGGHDVYSMSKGAAELVTQAWRRSFFEPHPALGPVASARAGNVIGGGDYAEDRLIPDCVRALLQQRAIGIRNPAATRPWQHVLDCLSGYLWLGARLATAGRPNPLATAFNFGPGPLGNVPVQKVVELFLQHWPGQWQRLQETAPPKEAPLLNLAIDKAVRLLEWQPVWGLGEAVAHTARWYYERHVVKNADMAAWSRQQIEQYCADAAARGAVWTRS from the coding sequence ATGGAAAATCTGGTAGGCATGTTTCAGGGATTTTATGCGGGCCGCCGCGTGTTGGTGACGGGCCACACCGGTTTCAAAGGGGCGTGGCTGTGCCTCTGGCTCCGCGCGTTGGGGGCCCGGGTGTCGGGTTTCAGCCTGCCGCCGCCCACCCAGCCCAGTTTGTACGAGCTGCTGGACCCCGCCGAGTTTGAACAGGAGCGCCTGGCCGATGTGCGCAATTTTGAGGCCCTGGCCCAGACCCTCCGCGAGACCCGGCCAGACATTGTGTTCCATCTGGCCGCCCAGGCGCTGGTGCGGCGCTCCTATCGCGAGCCGCTGGAAACGTTCAGCATCAACGCCCTGGGGACCGCCCACCTGCTGGAAGCGCTGCGCCAGATGGAGTCACCCGCCGCCGTGGTGGTGGTGACCAGCGACAAGTGCTACGACAATCAAGGTTGGGATTATGCTTATCGCGAAGGGGACCCGCTGGGCGGCCACGATGTTTACAGCATGAGCAAGGGCGCCGCCGAGCTGGTCACCCAGGCCTGGCGCCGCTCGTTTTTTGAGCCGCATCCGGCCCTCGGCCCCGTGGCCAGCGCGCGGGCGGGCAATGTCATTGGCGGCGGCGATTACGCGGAAGACCGGCTCATTCCCGATTGTGTGCGCGCCCTGTTGCAGCAGCGCGCGATTGGCATCCGCAATCCCGCGGCCACGCGGCCCTGGCAGCATGTGTTGGACTGCCTGAGCGGTTATTTGTGGCTGGGAGCCCGGCTGGCCACTGCCGGCCGGCCCAACCCGCTGGCTACAGCCTTCAACTTTGGCCCGGGTCCGCTGGGGAATGTGCCCGTGCAAAAGGTGGTGGAGCTGTTTTTGCAACATTGGCCGGGCCAGTGGCAGCGTTTGCAGGAAACGGCCCCGCCCAAGGAGGCGCCGCTGCTGAATCTGGCCATAGACAAGGCCGTGCGCCTGCTGGAATGGCAGCCGGTGTGGGGCTTGGGCGAGGCGGTGGCGCACACCGCCCGCTGGTATTACGAGCGGCACGTGGTGAAAAATGCCGACATGGCCGCCTGGAGCCGCCAGCAGATTGAGCAATACTGCGCCGACGCGGCCGCCCGCGGCGCGGTTTGGACACGCTCATGA